Genomic DNA from Leptotrichia wadei:
CCATATTTTGTAATTGCCTGTCGTGAATATTCTGAACAAGTTGGATAAAATCTGCATCTTCTTCCTAAATACGGTGAAATACCCTTTTGATAAATTTTTATAACAAATAATAATATTTTTT
This window encodes:
- the yidD gene encoding membrane protein insertion efficiency factor YidD, producing MKKILLFVIKIYQKGISPYLGRRCRFYPTCSEYSRQAITKYGAIKGSYLTIKRLLKCHPFHKGGYDPLK